AACTAAAGTTGCATCTTTAGGATTTACTGTTTGAAACATTTTATTTTCAGCTGCACTTGCCGTTGTAAAAAGTAATCCAATAATAGCAAGTGAAATTAACAATTTTTTTAACATATTTGTCCTTTGTGTATTTGTAAAAGTATATAATGAATAAGTTAAATTAATGTTAATATTTAGTAAGATAAGTTTTTTTAAGGAGAATTATAATGAGAAATTTTTTTATCATAGGAATTGTTGTTATTGCAATGGCTTATATGTTTTCAATTTTAGCTACAAAATATGAAACAATTAAGACTACAAATGAAACAATAAATAAAGTGAATAATAAATAAGCTATTTATAAAACATAAAAAAAGGTAGAAGCTAAAAGCTCCTACCTTTTTAATTTATATTAATTAAAATTACGAAACAGTAACAGTAACTGGAGTTGATTCCCAGATACCATGTTTAGTACAGTAACCATGAGCTACTAAGTTTAATTTTTTTCCAGTTGGAATAATTGTGAAAGTAGTAGTATTATGTGCTTTAACATTTCCTAATGTTCCTGGAACGTAAGTAGCTACTGCTAATTTAGTTTCACCATTAAATAATGTAACTGATTCAATATAGTGATCAAAATCATCTGGATGAGTATATTCGTTACCCATTTTAACTGTTACTTCAAAAGGCTCACCTGCAACTGCAGTTTCAGCACAGTGAATAAATGGACTGTGTCTATCAATTAAATCTTTTTTTGCTTCTCTTTCTACTGTATCAATATCAACGTATTTGTTAATTTTTGGCATATTATCTCCTGTATTTTTTAAATTAGATTTATTATACAATAATTTTATTAAAATAAATAGGATATTTTTTATCCTATATGAATAATTATCCAAAATATGATTATACGTGTATATTTTGCTCATATTTGGTATAATCACGAATGAATAAAGAAGACTATTTTATAAAACAATTTTCAAGTAATAAAATTATTGGTGATGATGGGGCAGTTATTAAAAATACTGTTTACTCAATGGATGCATTTTTCCAAAATGTTCATTTCAAAAAAGAGTGGATGAGTTTAAAACAAATTGCTTATAAGTCTATGATAGTGAATATCTCAGATGCAATTGCTATGAATGCAAAACCAAAGTATGCACTTTTAAGTGTAGCAATTCCAAGTACCTATAAAAAACAAGATTTAAAAGATTTAGCAAAAGGTTTTAAAAAAGCTGCTAAAGAGTTTGGAATACAAATTATTGGTGGCGATACAATATCAAATGAAAAACTTGATATTTCTGTGACAATTGTTTCAAAAACAAAAAATCCAATCTATAGATCTGGTGTTAAAAAAGAGGACTTACTTTGTTATACAGGTGAGTTAGGATCTTGTAAAAAAGATTTAGAAAAACTTTTTTCAAACAAAAAAGTTTCAAAAAAATCAAAATTTATAAAACCAAAATTAAACCCTGAGTTTTTTTATGAAATATCAAAATATGTAAATGCATCTTTAGATATCTCTGATGGTTTATTTTTTGAACTTGAAAGATTATCAAAAGCTTCAAAAGTAGGTTTTGAGTTTTTTAAGAAAATACATGAAGATATTGGAACATCAGGAGAAGAGTATGAAATGCTTTTTTCTTTCTCAAAAAAAGATTTAAAAAGAATTGAAAAAATAGCAAAAAAATATAAAGTGAAATTAAATATATTTGCTAAAGCAGTTGAAGGTAAATATGAAACTAAAAGTAAAAACCACCACTTTTAAAAATAAATAATATAAAAAATAAAAATATACAAGGAAATATATTGAGCCAATTACAAAGATACTTAAACCATTCAAACATTGATGTTTTATTTAAACAAAACAAAGATGATTTTGTTGTTACAGAAATACCGTTATATGAATTTTCAGGTGAAGGCGAGCATTTAGTTTTAAAAATTAGGAAAAAAGATTTAGCAACTTGGGATGCTTTAGAAATAATTGCAAAATTTGTTGGTTGTAGAAGCAGAGATATTGGTTATGCAGGACTTAAAGATAAAAATGCAATGACAGTTCAAAGTATTTCTATTCATAAGCAATACGAAGAAAAGTTAAAAACATTTAATCATCCAAATATCAAGATTTTAGATACGACTTATCATAATAATAAAATCAAAGTAGGGCATTTAAAAGGTAATAGTTTTTTTATTAGACTTAAAAGAGTAAATGTAATTGATTCAAGAAAAATTGAAAGTGCTTTAGGAAGTATTGTATCTTTAGGTATGCCAAATTACTTTGGATTTCAGCGATTTGGAATTGATGGTGATAATTACAAAAAAGGCAAGGCAATTATTGAAGGAACTTTAAAAGAAAAAAGAAGAAACTTAAAGCAAATGTATATAAATGCTTATCAATCTCATTTATTTAATTCTTGGCTTTCTAAAAGAATTGAAATCTCAAAACTTGTAGATGCTTTTGAACCAAAAGAGATTTATCAAAAATTAAACCTACCTCTAGATGTTGTAAAAAGAATGAAAAAACAAAAACATCCATTAAAAATTATGACAGGAGATTTATTATCTCATTATCCGTTTGGAAAGATTTTTACAATTGAAGATTTAGAAACTGAATCTGATAAATTCTTTGAAAGAGATAGAGTTCCAACTGGCTTATTATCAGGGAAAAGAGTTAAAAATTCAGTAGATTTAGCTTATGAAATAGAAAAAGAATTCGAAGCACCAACAGGTGAAGATGGAGCAAGAAGATTTGCTTGGGTTTTTCCTTCTGATGTTGAAAGTAACTATAAAGAGGATAAAAACTGGATGGAATTAAAGTTTACATTACCAAAAGGTTGTTATGCAACTGAATTAATTGCTGAAATAATTCACTAATAATTTAATAATAACTTTTAAATAAGTGTCTTTTACTTAAGTTTAAATTGGTTAAAATTGATAACTTAATGGTTTTAAAGGACATTTATGAAATATGAAGAATTAATAAGTGAATTATGTGATGTAATAAAAGAATCAGAAAATAATGCAGCTTTAATATATGAAGACTTAGAATGGATAAATCAAACTGTTGATAGTTTCTCTCTTTTATCACATGAAAAAGAAAAAGTTCAAAAAAAAGTTTCAAATGCTTTAGGTTTATTACAACACCAAGATTTACATAGACAAAAAATAGAAAGAGTTGTAAATTTTGTATGTGAACACAATAATATAGACAAAACTAAATATGGTTTAGCTCCAAGTGCCAAAAACATTGATTCTTCAGATGAGATTATCAATGAAGATGAATTAGAAGCACTTATTAAACAAATGCAAGCTCAATAAAAGAAGATTAACTTCTTTTATTCTTTAGATAAAATATTACTTTTTACAAGCAATTCTTTTTACATTATTTAAGTTTCCAAATATTCTAAGAGAATTTAACTCTACTTCTTTTGCTTTTTGATTTAAAATTTCATTATTTTCTTTGTTTGCATTTGCATCTACTAGTGATTGTAAATCATTATGAAATTGTTTGTTTAGTTCAGTTATTTTATTCATAGTTTCTATATCTATTTTTTTACCTGAATTTAGATGATTATTTGACCATTGCTCTAAACTTGTATTTTCTTTTACTTTCCATGAGTTAAAAGTGCCTAATTTTGCATAAACTTCATCTTTTGTATTTAATATATCAACTTTTATTTGTGCCGTATCATAAACTAAATCCACATCACAAACTTTATCCATAGTTTCTTCTATAAATGAAGCTCTAGAAGCTGCTGTAACAAGTGCATTTGACATATCAGAAATATTTTTTGCCATATCAGAGATTTCATCTGCCACTTGTGCATTTTTTTGTGTTGCTTGATCTAATGTATTAACAGCATCATTAATTTGTATAATACCTCTTTCTTGCTCTTTAGATGCATTGGCAACTTCTTCGATAATTGTGATTGTGTTAGATATATTTTGATTTAATTCACTGTATCCTTCTATCATATTATCTGAAATTGTTTTTCCATGTTGAGCTTTTGATGTTGCTGCTTCTACAATATTTTTAATCTCTTTAGCAGCTTCTGCACTTCTACTTGCAAGATTTCTTACTTCTTGTGCAACAACAGCAAAACCTTTTCCAGCTTCTCCTGCAGTTGCTGCTTCAACAGCTGCATTTAAAGATAAAATATTTGTTTGGAATGCAATTTGATCAATAACTTCAATTGCATCATTAATAGATGATACTTGTACATTTATTTCATCCATAGATTCTGCTGTTCTATTTGCAAGTTCTTGACCTGTTTTTGCTGAACCTGTAACATTCTGAGCTAACTTTGACATTTTAACAGTCGATTGTGTATTAGCACTTATTATCGCTGTGATTTCTTCTAATGCCGCAGCTGTTTCCTCTAAAGAAGCTGCTTGTTGATTTGAAGAAAGTGATAAATTATTTGAGGCACTTGATAAAACAGCAGTATTTTGATTCAAGGAATCACCTGTATTCATAATCATTGCTAAAATTTCTGATGTATTA
This sequence is a window from Poseidonibacter parvus. Protein-coding genes within it:
- the truD gene encoding tRNA pseudouridine(13) synthase TruD; the protein is MSQLQRYLNHSNIDVLFKQNKDDFVVTEIPLYEFSGEGEHLVLKIRKKDLATWDALEIIAKFVGCRSRDIGYAGLKDKNAMTVQSISIHKQYEEKLKTFNHPNIKILDTTYHNNKIKVGHLKGNSFFIRLKRVNVIDSRKIESALGSIVSLGMPNYFGFQRFGIDGDNYKKGKAIIEGTLKEKRRNLKQMYINAYQSHLFNSWLSKRIEISKLVDAFEPKEIYQKLNLPLDVVKRMKKQKHPLKIMTGDLLSHYPFGKIFTIEDLETESDKFFERDRVPTGLLSGKRVKNSVDLAYEIEKEFEAPTGEDGARRFAWVFPSDVESNYKEDKNWMELKFTLPKGCYATELIAEIIH
- a CDS encoding thiamine-phosphate kinase — encoded protein: MNKEDYFIKQFSSNKIIGDDGAVIKNTVYSMDAFFQNVHFKKEWMSLKQIAYKSMIVNISDAIAMNAKPKYALLSVAIPSTYKKQDLKDLAKGFKKAAKEFGIQIIGGDTISNEKLDISVTIVSKTKNPIYRSGVKKEDLLCYTGELGSCKKDLEKLFSNKKVSKKSKFIKPKLNPEFFYEISKYVNASLDISDGLFFELERLSKASKVGFEFFKKIHEDIGTSGEEYEMLFSFSKKDLKRIEKIAKKYKVKLNIFAKAVEGKYETKSKNHHF
- a CDS encoding class II SORL domain-containing protein, with the protein product MPKINKYVDIDTVEREAKKDLIDRHSPFIHCAETAVAGEPFEVTVKMGNEYTHPDDFDHYIESVTLFNGETKLAVATYVPGTLGNVKAHNTTTFTIIPTGKKLNLVAHGYCTKHGIWESTPVTVTVS
- a CDS encoding methyl-accepting chemotaxis protein, which codes for MIDLITKKISNKIIFALFILMTISSIAIVILSTSKVSEDLITNKKENLAMLNAAMFQSLKNAMNTGDPAQIAKAEDDARKIEGVKNLTVAKSKELMELYPSESIFTKDIETIKAFKSKKSALLETNNNQGHNIRMIKPMIATQECLMCHANQKEGDVIGVMDLTFSLDKADSEISELVLYISFISAVLGLLTIILILLIVKKATNPIEKLKKGFENLLESNDPSISLNVESKDEIGEVSQLFNSYMDKVRAGLKKDEIVIEEASDILEKASNGFFVYQVGETASNPHVEDLKNKLNEMIKNTKDTLDKINDTLRKYSESKFDHKIDDEGIYGDLGSLTAGIKLVGNNTSEILAMIMNTGDSLNQNTAVLSSASNNLSLSSNQQAASLEETAAALEEITAIISANTQSTVKMSKLAQNVTGSAKTGQELANRTAESMDEINVQVSSINDAIEVIDQIAFQTNILSLNAAVEAATAGEAGKGFAVVAQEVRNLASRSAEAAKEIKNIVEAATSKAQHGKTISDNMIEGYSELNQNISNTITIIEEVANASKEQERGIIQINDAVNTLDQATQKNAQVADEISDMAKNISDMSNALVTAASRASFIEETMDKVCDVDLVYDTAQIKVDILNTKDEVYAKLGTFNSWKVKENTSLEQWSNNHLNSGKKIDIETMNKITELNKQFHNDLQSLVDANANKENNEILNQKAKEVELNSLRIFGNLNNVKRIACKK